The Ipomoea triloba cultivar NCNSP0323 chromosome 4, ASM357664v1 DNA segment atttattaacttcTAACTTAGAAAAGCCCCAATCCACAAAAGAACAAAAGTCAATTCCCAACAAACAACTCAGAAACTAATCTCAAATAAGGAAAGCATCAATTTCTACCTAAACCTCCAACATAAATATTAAGCATTCCCACTATTCTTCTCTTTGCacaataaaacaaagaaataatatGAATTCTGCGATCACAAAAAGATAATGCAGGAATCACCGATAGGAGCATTACATAAAAGCTCAATTTATCAATGTAGCAGCATATCAATTTCCACAGTATGATATATCAGAAATTCAATATCCATTAAAACTAAAACTCTCCCAAAAGCACGATACTCTAAATTCCAAACAGGCCCCAAACCTAACAGTGAAAGATCCGATTACTTTTGTGGTGGACCGACGGAGGGAGTACCGAGGAGGCTGGTCTGCTGGAGATCGAGTTCGTTGAGCTTCTGTTCACGGTCCATTACAATGATGAGTGGGACGGCGATCCACGCCGCCTTGCCAGTGCTCTTGGCCAACCGCTTCCCCCCTAGTTTAAgcaataaaatcaatatttattgcttaaactaattttattttcctaaataattttttattgtgaATTTTATTAGCCATGCCCGACAtgaatcataaaataaaatatgtatttaAAGTAGAAAACAAATGGGcataaaaagaatttttatgtgaaaagtataatagtaaaaaatcataataagtTTTTTTAGATAGTATTAAAGTCAAATTTCGTAATAGTTACAATGTGTTGTACAAGTACATTATACAAAGCTTGGACTATGATTATTTTAGTAAAGTGTTTAAGAGTTATTTGAGTGATTATGATTGAGTCTGACCAATATTAAGAATGAAGTTTCCTTTTCATTATTGATTATGAAGTCTTTTTATAGTAGAAAACGATAAATAATGTCTATTCCTAATTCTTTTATAGTCGAGTAATTAACCATTGTGGATCACCCTCGTAAGTCGTAACTATTCATTATAAGACATTATGCCATTATTTAGTCCATAATGGCTAACGACGATGAGTCTGGGGTGGGAGGCGACCCGCGACGCGCCCACGCGCGGGCCATCACAACCGGCGACGCGGCGACCAACCGCGGGGCGCTCAACAATCTCATCACTCTCTACTCCAAGTCCGGCCGCCGCTGCGAAGCCCTCCGAGTCTTTCAATCCATCCCTTCCCCCAATGTGGTTTCATGGACTTGTCTCATCTCCACATTCCACGATTCAACGCTCTCCTTCCGCCACTTCCTTTCCATGCTGCGCCATATCCTCCCCAACAACCGTACTTTAGCCGCCCTCTTCAAAACCTGCGCCTCCCTTTCTGCTCTCTCCTTCGGCCTCCAGGTCCACTCCTTGGCGCGCAAGCTGGGGCTCTCGTCCGACCCGTTTACGGCGTCTGCGCTCGTTTCTTTTTACTGCAAGGTGGGGTTTGTTGATCACGCACggaaggtgttcgatgaaatgcttGACAGAGATGAGGTTTGTTTCTCGTCCATGGTTGTTGGTTTGGCGCAGAATTCGAGACCTATTGAGGCTTTGTCTTATTTTGCTGAGATGAGGAGGGCTGGGGTGGCGTCCACTATGTACAGTGTTTCGGGGGCATTAAGGGCTGCTTCCGAGATGGCTATGTTTGAGCAGTGTAGAATACTTCATGGGCATACAGTGATGACCGGCCTGGATTTGAATGTTGTTGTGGGTAGTGCCCTGATTGATGGGTATGGGAGATGTGGGCTTGTTAGGGAGGCTCGCgccatgtttgatgaattggaAATGGTGTTGAATGTGGTGGGATGGAGCACGATGATGTCCGGGTATGCACAACAAGGGGATTTCAAGAATGTGATCGAGCTTCTCGGGTCGATGCAAGAACGAGGCATGAAACCTGATCACTACAGCTTTTTAGCTGTTTTGACTGCATTTTATCATGCAGGATTGGCTGAAGAGGCAGAAAGATGGTTCGGGAGGATGAAGGAAGAGTACGGTTTGGAGCCCTGGCTCGAGCATTATACATGTTTGATTGGTGCTATGGGCAAAGCGGGCGAACTGGAATCAGCTGAGACGCTCGCATTGACAATGCCATTCAAGCCGGATGCAGCTGTCTGGCGTGCGTTGTTATCAACGAGTGCGTATCATGGGAAGACCGACTTCGCTTGGAAGATGCGAGACAAATTGTTGGAGATCAACCCTAATGACGATTCGGCTTATGTCCTTTTAGCAAATGCGTTTGCAAGTGCGGGGAGGTGGGACGAGGTGAAGGAAGAGTGGAAGACAATGAAGGACAAGAGAGTAAGGAAGGAAGGCGGGAGGAGTTGGATTGAAGTCTGTGGGGAGGTTCATGTGTTTTTGGCCGAGGATAGGACGCATGAAAGGAGGGACGAGATTTATGGAAAGTTAGCTGAGTTGATGGAAGGCATTGAAAGGCTAGGATATGTGCCTGTGTGGAATGAAATGCTGCACGAAGTAGACGAGAAGCAAAAAAGAGAAGCACTTTGGTATCACAGTGAGAAGCTGGCACTTGCATTCGGTCTGTTGAGTGGATCAACTCCGCCCGGTAAACCTCTGAGAATTGTGAAAAATTTGAGGATATGCAGGGATTGCCATGAAGCTTTCAAGTATATTAGCAGGGTAGTAGACAGGGAGATTATAGTCAGGGATGTTAATAGATACCATACATTCTTGAATGGTAGTTGTACTTGTGGGGATAACTGGTAACCTATTGAGAATGATGATAGCTTTGCCCTTTGGCCATGGATAATCCCATTTCTTAGGCATAAGATCTTTGGTATTTGTTCCCTTTCTATTGAAATGCAACACAGGTGCTTCTGCACTGCCCACTTCCAGCAACATatttcatcaaataaaaaaaaaattgtgcaacTAAAACATACCCTAAAAATTTGTGCAATCTACCGGTAAACATACAAATTACGGAGATAATCAGATTGCCTTCACCTTTGTCAAGATAAGGTCAATAGAGGAGATATCCATGACTGCCTCCattgtcattatattattatataataaaaacaaatcctCCACCATCATTATActatgaaaaaattttaaaaataatttctagatttgaataaaaaaagaaataaccATAACTATCTCCACCTTCGCCTTTCACCTTCATCAAGGAGGTGGAGATAACCATGGTTGCTTTTACCATCTCATCTAAATTTAGAAGCGGAGGCACTTTAGGATTAAAATCAAGGAGCTTGACATATCTGTGTTGCATAATGTTCACCACATTATATGCATGTTTGCCAACTCAACAATTAACTAGTTACTTCTCAACACTAGAAGCATCAGGTAAATTATGCTAATTATATACAATTTTAGTGTTAAATGCTTCAATTACACATGTTTTTGTTTGATGGTCTAATTACACAAACCACAAAGTTTAATAGtctatttaagaatttttttccaTATTATGTAAGTgctttttttcccctttttaatAAAGAGAAtgagaaattttaattaatttgttaatattttggtaaagtgtgtaaaaaattttaagttgGAAAATCTTAAATGACATTTACACTAAATATaactaaaaatgtttttaaagttgcaccAAGTACTAGAGTGACAATGACTTGTATTATAACCACCAAATACAATTGAGTTCTACTATACATACTCCGAAATCTTACTCGCTCATGTAGCATAcgctaataaattattttcttcatGTGAGTCCCTATAAAAGTATCTACATCAAAACTTTAGATGTTTGGAGGAAAGGAGAGTTCATATAATGTTTTCCAATACAATTAGGCGTGCATTTTTTTGGAACCCAatgcaaattttattttttttttcaattcaaaacaGGGTGTCCCCACACTAGCCAAGACAACTAATACCCAATATAAATAGACACAATACTAATTTACACCTTAAAATTTTCCTAAGTTTATAACCGAACTCCCAGCAAAAATTCTGATTCAGAGATAAATAAGTTGCAGGCAGATCCAGCTCCATAAACAACCATACATCTAGCACTTTACTAAAGAATCCTGTTTTACAAAATATGCAATTTAAGATGAAGTATTCAACTTTCAATAGTGATTAATCAAGTTTCATCATGACCACTAAAATTTAATTCACGAAATTCCAAAAGTTACAAGTTAATACACGTAAGGAAAAGAATGTGTATTGAAATGCAGAGGGGTTCAAGTTAAACAGAATTCATCATCAAATAGAACCCCTCTCAAAATTCTCTAATAGAATATGTAGTAGGGTGCACTGGTTTACTGTTTGGCAACCTACAAAAGTCTTCCTTACCATAGCACTCACAAGTCCTAGCACACTGCAGAAATGCAggtttgataataaataaaggGCACTTTAGTTACCATCATTTACCCAAATGCTTTCATCATTGGTGGATCTCTCATGGACACACAATGCACTTCTGTTTCTATTACTATGATATGAATATTTGATAGACAAAGGAAAACCATAGCTACCATTGTACTAGATTCAAGTAAAGCATATGACACTACCAGCTGGAACTTTGTTTAATTTGCCTTGGTAGCACAGGCAGAGTGTAAAATGAGCACTGGCCTGTTGTCAATCAACTTAAATAGAACACATCATCGGTTGAAAATACCTAGATGGTAAGAGCAAGTATGCTCTAGTAAGATCTTGCCTACTAAATAGCTTTTGGTTATCACATGTGTAAAGATCAGAGGAATGCCCTCTACACTCAGCTACACAGATTACCTCTTCGCAATACCTTATACCAGAGGCTGAAGAGATCCTATAACATTATTTAAACACAACTTTGGAAAGTTGTCTCTAGCCTATGTGATAAAAAAGCATGTCTACCTCTGCAGAGCTTATGTGAACATACAGCATTTTACTGTAcaactttttaaagataatGGATGGTAAATAGTTTCTCAGCTAACTAGGATCAACTATGGATCCATTGCTTGAACAGCTCTCATAGAGAGAGCTATTATCAGCTCCAATGGAGTTGGCTATCTAATTACTTCGTTGTGCTGACAGAACTTAGCTGATTAAACCAGGTATGTGTGGCTTCCAACCAATCTAGACTCTATTATTTTCCTTCAGAGGATATCCTCAGAACCAAAAACACCAAAGCAAGTGCTCCTTTTGTGGCCAAAATGACAATACTGAAGCAAAGGTCCAGGTAGACGCATCATGTAGATCTCCAGAAACAGATGGTTTCAGTCTATTTCCTCTCTAGAAAGACTTTGGGTGGAATGTGTTGCACCCCTAAAATATCCTAAACACCATAAAGCCCCGAGAGTAAACAATTTTCCTTTATCACTAAAAGTTATAAATTATGTAACATAGAAATGTTCCCTCATTTAGCTTACTTTCCCACTTCTGGCAGGAAGGTCTCAACCTCATAGCAATTTTCTTCAGCTTTTCACTTACAAGGCTCTACAATTTTTAGGTGTTTTATCAATGTCCACATATCAgctgttattatttattaacttcTAACTTAGAAAAGCCCCAATCCACAAAAGAACAAAAGTCAATTCCCAACAAAAACTCAGAAACTAATCTCAAATAAGGAAAGCATCAATTTCTACACCTTCTACTAAACCTCCAACATAAATATTAAGCCTTCCCACTATTCTTCTCTTTGCacaataaaacaaagaaataatatGAATTCTGCGATCAAAATATAATGCAGGAATCACCGATAGGAGCATTACACAAAAGCTCAATTTATCAATGTAGCAGTAGCATATCAATTTCAAAAGTATGATATATCAGAAATTCAATATCCATTAAAACTAAACCTCTCCCAAAAGCACGATACTCTAAATTCCAAAAAAGGCCCAAAACCTAACAGTGAAAGACCAGATTACTTTTGTGGTGGACCAACGGAGGGAGTACCGAGGAGGCTGGCCTGCTGGAGATCGAGCTCGTTGAGCTGCTGTTCACGGTCCATTACAATGATGAGTGGGACGGCGATGATGAGGAGAGTGGTGGCGGCGATCCACGCCGCCTTGCCAGTGCTCTTGGCCAAGCGCTTCCCCACGTAGGCGGCGTCACAGGCGGCGCTCTTGCCTTTGCGGACTATTGAGGAGTCGGAGACGCGAGAAATTATGGAGCGATCGCTGCTGCCGCCGCTGGATTTGCCTTTAGATGCCATTGTAGAGTGCGAAATGGATGACACGAGGGTTTTGAGCTTCAGCTAATAGCCTAAAACCCTTTATAGCACAAGTTTTCTATGGCTCAATGACTTGTTGCCTAaaaccttttatttttatttttggctaCAAGGAAAATTGTGCACTGAATAAAACACACttttaaaaagaattgaagcttatttttagattttaagTAATGAAATATTAGATTTTAGCATAATTTAATTGgtcaaatttaatattattgaaatacCCTATTCATTGAATCGAAGTTGCCCATACCTAATAGGTCAAGTTTGTTAACATGCGCGTGCAATGACATTATTTACTGTAGTATCTTAGACCTAGTAGTTCAAATTTGTTAGCATGTATCTGAGATGACatttagggggcgtttggttcacggaatgttagattaccttagggaatgttagattgctgtGAATGTTAAATAACTGGGAAGGTTagattcctgtgtttggtttaaaattgaagtaggtaaataagacaacggaaataagataaattgattaaaatgccaaaagttcaatattaggaataagataagggaatgtgagattacttaagaaatcggggtgtatctcacattcccttccaatagctTAAAACTTCATTgggaggttatgttacatttcctgggaatcttacataacttgaaccaaacatgtgaatcttatattaccaagcaaatataaccttagttatcttatataacttgaatcAAATAATGTAGATGGTATGCGTTAAGTATAGAGTTGTCACTGCACGGAAGATGAAACGATATATTCGTACGGTTAATACGATGATTATATCTTATTAGTATTTCAAGATAGCATCAGTATGAACCTTT contains these protein-coding regions:
- the LOC116015742 gene encoding putative pentatricopeptide repeat-containing protein At5g52630, with the protein product MANDDESGVGGDPRRAHARAITTGDAATNRGALNNLITLYSKSGRRCEALRVFQSIPSPNVVSWTCLISTFHDSTLSFRHFLSMLRHILPNNRTLAALFKTCASLSALSFGLQVHSLARKLGLSSDPFTASALVSFYCKVGFVDHARKVFDEMLDRDEVCFSSMVVGLAQNSRPIEALSYFAEMRRAGVASTMYSVSGALRAASEMAMFEQCRILHGHTVMTGLDLNVVVGSALIDGYGRCGLVREARAMFDELEMVLNVVGWSTMMSGYAQQGDFKNVIELLGSMQERGMKPDHYSFLAVLTAFYHAGLAEEAERWFGRMKEEYGLEPWLEHYTCLIGAMGKAGELESAETLALTMPFKPDAAVWRALLSTSAYHGKTDFAWKMRDKLLEINPNDDSAYVLLANAFASAGRWDEVKEEWKTMKDKRVRKEGGRSWIEVCGEVHVFLAEDRTHERRDEIYGKLAELMEGIERLGYVPVWNEMLHEVDEKQKREALWYHSEKLALAFGLLSGSTPPGKPLRIVKNLRICRDCHEAFKYISRVVDREIIVRDVNRYHTFLNGSCTCGDNW
- the LOC116017256 gene encoding mitochondrial import receptor subunit TOM9-1-like is translated as MASKGKSSGGSSDRSIISRVSDSSIVRKGKSAACDAAYVGKRLAKSTGKAAWIAATTLLIIAVPLIIVMDREQQLNELDLQQASLLGTPSVGPPQK